Genomic DNA from Longimicrobiales bacterium:
GAGCCGGCCGAGAACGTGACGGCCAAAGACTTCATGCTCGAGATCCTCCGCCATCCGTACATCAAAGATGGAGAGGCGATTGGACAGATCATCGAGTACGCGGGTCCCGCCGTCGAAGCACTCAGTGTTGACGAGCGCGCGACAATGGCGAACATGGCGGCTGAGGTTGGGGCGTTCACCGGAATCATCGCTGCCGACGAGAAGTCGGTGGACTTCATGGTCAATGAGCGGGGGATGGACCGCAGGAGGGCCATGGAGCTGATCGAAGGAATGCAGTCCGATCCGGGCGCCGAATATGTGAAGATCATCGAGATCGACGCATCGTTGATTCGTCCGATGGCAGCGCTTCCGAACGACCCGGGCAACGGTGTCTTCATCGACGAACTGGGTGACGAGCCCATTCGCATCGACATCGCGTACGCCGGTTCGTGCACCGCGGGAAAGAAGGAGGACATGGACATGTACGCTCGAGTCTTCGCTGAGGCAGATACCCAAGGGCTGTGCGTGCACGCCGACGTCGACGTCTTCATCCAGTGTGGGTCGATCGAGGTTCGCGAGTACTGCCGCGAGCAGGGCTACATGGCGCTGTTCGAGAAGATGGGGGCCGAGTTCATCGAGCCCGGGTGCGGCGCATGCATCGCTGCCGGCCCCGGCGTCACGACCTCCCCCGATGAGGTCTCGATTTCGTCGCAGAACCGGAATTTCCCGGGACGATCGGGTCCCGGAAACCTCTACCTGGGTTCGCCCTACTCCGTGGCCGCCAGCGCGGTCGCAGGATACGTGACGAGCTGGACGCCGGGCCAGACCATCGAGCCGGTCTCAGCTAGGAAGCTCGCAACCGTCTGATGGTCCACTCGTCTCGCGCAATTTCGGACTGAGTAGATCCGGGGGTGGAGGGCACCGACGCTGGGTCACTGGATGAGATTCGCGCTGTTCAAGCCGGCGGGATTGAAAAGTTTGAACGTGAGGAAGCAACGGCTCCGCAGAGTCTCCTTCGAGAGCGTGGTGATGCGATCGACAAGAAGGCGTGGGCCGAGGGCTGGCTCCTGCTCTTTGGCTTCGGTCCGGCAGCAGCGGCAGCGATTGCTCGCGCGCTCGTAGCGGGCGGACCCGATCTGATCTAGCCGTTCGTTGGCCTGGGATCGGCCGTTCAGATCTTCCGCATCTGGCAAGAGCGCAAACGCATCAAGAAGATAGAGGTCGAGCTGCTCGATCCGATTGATGGGTCCTGACAAGATCGACATCACGGACGACCGGCTCGAACGTCTCTGTGAGCAATACGAGTCCTCTGCCATGTAGTTAGCCGCCAACCGCTTGCCGGTCTCGTGAGCCCGTTCTAGGATCTGCCCCCGCTACTGGGCGGACTGAACCGGGATTGAGGAGCACGAGAATGAAGCGAGTACACGCATTGGGCGCGCTGGCCCTGGCCTTCCTGTGGACCGGCTGCGCAGCGAGCGACGACGAGGCGGGCGAAGGTGGAGCGATGGCCGCAATGTCGAGCGCCGATCGACTCAACCCTGTGATAGCGCTACATGAGGCTGACCAGCCAGTGTTCGGACTCTACGCACCCAGTCCGGGCGGCGGACGCGGACGGGGCGGGGCACCACCACCAGTCAAAGAGCCGGGCGTGCGAGCCGCAGAGACACTCGCTTATGGAATGAGCGACTATGTCTTCGACGGTAGTATGGAGCGCGGAGTTGAAGAGGCCCTGCCCGCCTTTACGGCATTCGCGGATGCACTGCACGAGGCCGGGGCGAATGCTCGTACGAATCCCTTAATCGTGAAAATGGCCAAGATCTCAGATCAGGCTCAGGCCACGCGAGACGTAGCCCTCGAGCTCGATGCCGGCGTCAGTGGCGTGATGTTCGTCGAGGTCGAAAGTGCAGGAGAAGCCCGGATGGGCCTGGACGCCATGCGCTACGAATCCCAAGGCGGCACACGTCCCAACCGGGTAGGAAAGGCGCCTGGATATTGGGGTGTGACCGAGGACGAATACCGAGCCAAGGCAGACCTCTGGCCGTTGAACCCCGAGGGTGAGCTCATCAGCTGGGTCATCGTCGAAAGCCACGAGGGACTCGCAAACGTACGGGAGATTGCGGCCGTTCCCGGCATCGGCGTGCTCTGGCCAGGTGCCGGAACACTGCGTGGGCTGTTCTCGACCACCGACGCAGAGGGCACCCGAACCCTCGATGAGGAAGGCTGGGAGAACGCGATTCAGCAGGTTCTATCCGCCTGCAAGGAATTCGACATCCCCTGTGGCTTCCCGTCCAACGCCAGCGACATCGAAATGCGCATGGATCAGGGCTTCAGTGTCTTCGTAATGGGCTGGGGTGACAGCGGCTTCGCGACCGTCGAAATAGGCCGCTCGCTCGCGGGACGTTAGCTGAAGGGGGCCGTCTGGCTCAGTTGAAAAAGAGGTCGGACGCCGGTCAGGTGTCCGACCTCTTTTTCATGACTCCGTCGAGGCTGAAGTCACCTCCACCAACGACCGACATGACCAGGAAGGTCATGCAGTAGACGGCTGCAAGCTCGCCACCGTTCTCCCAGTGCCAGAGTCCGCCGCCGCCGACATGCTGATACCAGTAGGCCACGGCCATCTGGCCAGACAGAACGAACGCCACGTACTGGGTACGAAGTCCGAGCACGATCGCGATACCACCAAAGCACTCGAGGCCCCCCGCCACGCCCCTCAGGCTGAAGTAGTCGACAGCAGTCCCGCCAAACCAACTGAACAGCTTCTGGCCGCCGTGTGTGAAGAAAGTGAACCCGACGACGATCCTCCACGTGTTCTGGGCAACAGGACGCAGCTTCTCGAGGAGAGCGTTCATAGTCTACTCTTGGCGGGTTGAGTTAAGCAGAAGGGAATACCCGTTGAAGACACAGGCTCCCGTGCTATCGTTGGACGCTCACCCCCCGTTGCTGGAGAGGCAAGAACGTGAAGATGCGCAAATGCACCCGATCGGAAGGACTACTCCTCGCCGTGGGACTACTGTCAACCGCCTCCTGTGCCTCTGGCCCACTCATCGTCGAGTGGCATCAGACAGGTCCAGTCGAGTACGGCATGGATGTTCCGTCGCTAGAGCGAGCGATCGGATATCCCATCATGGCACCCGGATCCCGCGCCGAGGATTTCTGCGCCATGGTGCCACTCACCATCGGCGTCCAGGAAGTGTATGTCATGATCGGGGGCGAACAGGTCGTTCGTGTCGACATTGAGGAACCGGGCCTCCTCACCCGTGAAGGCGTGGGCGTCGGAGACCCGATCGAGACGGTCATGGCCGCCTACCCGGACGCGATCCAGACCGAGCACGAGTACGTGGAAGGGTTTTACCTCACGGTCTCAGCCCCTCCTGAAGACGGCCCTGAGATTCGCCTTGTCTTCGAGACGGACCAGACCCAGGTGACAGGATACCGTGCCGGCCTTCTGCCCTCCGTGGGGTGGATCGAGGGCTGCTCCTAGCGCAGCTCTAATTCGCGAACGGGTTCGAGAAACGCGGATCTGGCAGTAGCGCCTCGGCGGCGAGAGCGGGCATGAGGGACCCCCGGGCGGCGTAGCCATAGCCTCGCTTGAAGAACGCCTCACTCTGATACACGAGAGCCTGCTCTCGTCGCTGAACATCGAACGCGGCGTCAAAGAGCGCTTCGATGTTTGCAACTGTGACCTCACGGGCGGGACCACCATCGATCGATCGGCTCTGGCCATCCGGATGCCGCGACCGACCGAAGCGTGAGGCGAACCATCACATTTCTTGGCTTCATGCCCCGCGGCCATCACATCTGTTGCCGCGCTCGGTCCAGGACCATCGTTCTTCAGTGCTACTCCACACGCCTCCATCCTGACGACGGACAGGGCTCGTTCATTTCGTCCAGTCCCCAATGAATCCACACGAAACCCTCGGCGCGCGCTATGCGATCGTCCTCGCACTCTGTGCGACTCTGGTTGCGGCGTTACGGCCGACCAGACCGCGTACGGTGACACTGACGCCCCCGAGGTGATTTGGCGCAAGGGGCCTCGGCTCCCCCAGCCGATCACCAACAACACGGTGGCCGCCATCGAGATTGATGGGAAGATTTCGGTCTTCTCCTTCCTCGGGCTGGACTCGACAAAGGTCTGGAGCGGCGTAACCAACGCAGCGTATCGGTGGGACGTCGGAGTCGATCAGTGGGCCGCCATTGATCCGGTCCCCGGCCCCGGTCGTCTGGCCGCCACGGCCCAAGTCGTGGACGGCCGGATCTACGTCATCGGCGGCTACACGGTGGCCGAAGACGGGGGAGAGCGATCTCTCTCGGACGTGGCGATCTACGACCCGTCGAGCGATGCGTGGAGCCGTGGAGCGGATATCCCCGTCCCCACCGACGATGCCGCGTCGGGTGTATGGCAAGGAGAAGAGATCGCCCTGGTCTCCGGATGGCACGACACGGATAACATCACCGACGTTCAGTTTTACAACCCGGCATCGGACTCATGGCAGGCCGGCTCACCGATACCAGGACGTCCGGTATTCGGCCATACGGGAGCGATCGTGGAGACCCGTCCCTGATTCGTCATCGACACGGCCTCCTGGGTGGGGAGACTCCCCGCCGACGATCTCACCGATGTGTCCTGGGCCCTGATCTCTCCTCATCCGGGGCCACCACTCTACCGCGCAGCGTCCGGCGCCATCGGTGACTACGCCACCTTCGTCGGAGGGACGGACAATCCCTACAACTACAGCGGAATCGGATACGACGGGGTGCCCTCCGAGCCGATCCGTCAGATTCTCACCTACGCCCCGGACCTCGATCTGTGGGGCGAGCTACCGCCGCTGCCGGTCGCAACCATGGATCATCGCAACGTGGGCCTGGCCGGCGGACAGGTGTTCGTCGCAGGTGGAATGCTCAAAGGCTAGATCGTGAGTGATCACGTCTGGGTCGCCGAGGTGTCCCGACTGATTGGGTCTCGATAACCCACGCACCAATCACGTTGCCATTGCTAGTCTCTCGAGATTGGCACTCTTCCTGCATCTAGTCTTCTTCGTCATCGGGGGGAGATAGACTCTCACCATTATTTCGCAGCAACGCACCAACTAAGGGAGCTCACCAAATGAGTACGCTCAGACTCACCTCGAAACTCGGCCTCGTCGCCGCGCTCGCCTTCGCAGGCGCCGCTGGTGCGTGCAAAACGGTCAGCCCGGACGACTTGGATGCGAGTCTCTCTGCGCTTCGTGCGGATATGCAGCAAGCGATGGCCAGTGGCGATGAGGCCGTGGCCAGTGACGCCGCCAACAAGTTCGCCGACATGGAGCGCCGATTCGCCGCGCTCGAGCGTGATCTTCAGCAGATGGAACGAGACTTCGAGGTCACGATTTCTCGTCTCGAAGACGAACTCCGGTTCAACGTTCCCATCTACTTCGGCTTCGACGACGCGACTGTCGAGTCGGACGATCAGGACGTCCTGGCCCGCTTCAGCAGCGTTGCTCAGAAGTACTATCCCGACGCGCTCGTGACGGTCGAAGGCTTCACGGATCCGTCCGGTGACAAGAACTACAATCTCTGGCTTGGCGAAGAGCGTGCGAAAACCGTCGCTGAGTACCTTATCGGCAGCACCGCGATGACTGAAGATGGAGTGAAGGTCGTCAGCTACGGTGAGGACACCCGTCGCCTCGTCTCTGAAGGATGGGGCCCGGGCACGGAAGGCTGGGAGAACCGCCGCGTAGTGCTGGTCATCGACCACGATGGTGACCCGCCGGAAATGGCATCCGACATCGAGTCGGGCAGCTGATCGTCGAGAGCTCCATGAAATAGACGACTCATGTCGATCCTCCTGAAGGGGTCGTCGGGTTCGCCCGGCGGCCCTTTTTGTATGTGTGGATGCGAGAGCCTCTAGTACAAGTAGCCGAGTCCGACCCGGAGTGCTGCGACCTCACGCGTCTGAGCCGAAACTGATCTCCAACGATGCATCCCTGGGTAAGCGCGGCAGCCACGATGGGTACGATTGTCCTGAGCATCCTGCCTCCACATGGGGATAGGTTCCGGGACTCTACATGCCGTATCGAACCACGCAGCATGAGAGGGCCGCGATACGTCAGACAACTCAGGCCACCTTCCCGCACACGGGTGCATCGGCCATTCTTGGTCAGCCACAGCACCCTATCCAAGA
This window encodes:
- a CDS encoding aldolase/citrate lyase family protein, with amino-acid sequence MKRVHALGALALAFLWTGCAASDDEAGEGGAMAAMSSADRLNPVIALHEADQPVFGLYAPSPGGGRGRGGAPPPVKEPGVRAAETLAYGMSDYVFDGSMERGVEEALPAFTAFADALHEAGANARTNPLIVKMAKISDQAQATRDVALELDAGVSGVMFVEVESAGEARMGLDAMRYESQGGTRPNRVGKAPGYWGVTEDEYRAKADLWPLNPEGELISWVIVESHEGLANVREIAAVPGIGVLWPGAGTLRGLFSTTDAEGTRTLDEEGWENAIQQVLSACKEFDIPCGFPSNASDIEMRMDQGFSVFVMGWGDSGFATVEIGRSLAGR
- a CDS encoding DoxX family protein, with translation MNALLEKLRPVAQNTWRIVVGFTFFTHGGQKLFSWFGGTAVDYFSLRGVAGGLECFGGIAIVLGLRTQYVAFVLSGQMAVAYWYQHVGGGGLWHWENGGELAAVYCMTFLVMSVVGGGDFSLDGVMKKRSDT
- a CDS encoding OmpA family protein encodes the protein MSTLRLTSKLGLVAALAFAGAAGACKTVSPDDLDASLSALRADMQQAMASGDEAVASDAANKFADMERRFAALERDLQQMERDFEVTISRLEDELRFNVPIYFGFDDATVESDDQDVLARFSSVAQKYYPDALVTVEGFTDPSGDKNYNLWLGEERAKTVAEYLIGSTAMTEDGVKVVSYGEDTRRLVSEGWGPGTEGWENRRVVLVIDHDGDPPEMASDIESGS